From a single Drosophila sulfurigaster albostrigata strain 15112-1811.04 chromosome 3, ASM2355843v2, whole genome shotgun sequence genomic region:
- the LOC133842123 gene encoding cadherin-23 has product MLLPSLLLLLLLEATAAQLLNHPPHFVAGTGDMSRFSLSEHTPVGSPVYQLKGIDPEGGRLKYSISGPVFSVDRDTGVVRLRQELDRETQDTIEVIISITDDGIYGTEPNTVSQRREIPVRDYNDNQPTFIGRPYTASVSESLPVGAELTIVPPVLVVDRDEGINAEVQLKCVQENDICDIFEVRAVRLSDGNYTARVALKQLLDFESRPSYIMTIAASDSALENRLTSFATISINVIDVQDQAPVFTNAPYSATVPENTPAGVSILTVKAIDGDVGIPREIFLSLEDEPFGHFELVPFGDPKDGTATLRTTNEPLDRENPEILQNGGVYVFSIRATELIDGAIPADYSITRVTIVVTDVDDHKPEFSASHFNVSIAENLANGMPLPGLSIFVDDRDMGENSRYQLKLKDVNNAAGVFAVSPAEGQGRTPVVVKVLDASRLDYDNPAQRKFEFDLVASSKGVEQAKARVEVHLLDANDNAPIFAQQTYRFTAPENLTVDSLIGYVNATDADSAEFGHVQYVLKGFGADNFYVHPETGGLYLQKPLDYEKQSSYSLTVVAVDGGGRESNANLFVDVLDVNDNYPSFESDEYSRTIREGAAIFEPQFFLRAHDADGPTQGNGKVKYALVSENSIAGNVFRIEPETGEITLQKAAKSMDTERGEYELVVSATDFGIPPLTNTTRVLVRVGISGNQRPIFKGHFQNVENLPVVGPPSYRVSIPENAAPGYNVTTVSAHDPDGLDSLLRYRIVGANDNFQINELSGLITVSPQARIDRDLNMNSFEIIVNAVDSGTPIPETATTTVYVNVKDINDEKPKFEQASYAAYVSERTVIGESVLKVKAIDKDLNSRLEYSLQGPVKATTKAGVSIANRSNYNVQEAFRIDSQTGEIFVNSSLRHDVAAIIIFTVAVKDLNAEVDPEGQVDTTEVTVYVQSFKDKDPVFKNPGWSSSRPVVNIKIKEEMPIGSALFILQAEDPVTQQPITSFELVEPKELEYFQIAERTGEVILKKRLDYEALAESGGAEFELQVRANSADRQRSTISRVNITVENVNDNSPIFEQSSYHATIIENKGYPERVIQVKAHDKDAALNSRDERLGYHKVIYSLQGEFAMLFEINNLTGQIIVARNQSIDRERTPHIRLQVKAEDSPGKPTDAKQSVVELLIDVLDVNDNAPEFTKKIYSTVIPENALQMENVLQLEATDADEGPGGEVRYELVNEGEANGLFSINAQSGLISTRRNLTGKGRAEAYVLIVRAQDNGNQVPKQPTLSSDVEVRIFIGDVSANDGVPYFVLPRVGQRANITENAAVGAPVFQVIANDPDDVNTPSGTITYRILPDTPDAEAFSIDSITGLITTKQPLDREEKSMYKVLLEVSDNGQPKQSVTRILKIEVLDMDDHVPRFAREMDEGPLAMSVREEEPEDTIVGNFTAIDEDQGENAAIDYVIIEGNNEQFFTIERTNESVAILKTTQPIDRELVESFTLTVKCMKLGEPAYKYIGDAYDRQDPSHLRITVKIIDIDDNLPQFENPDSTVGIRINVPIDTVITTLRATDADAEAAPIALSIENVTFVPQFYKRSRKLATGNLESLFTLNNRTGELRTGGSFADYVDGYFLMRVCANNSALSKRQTKSNIKVFVIRDKSLLKFVFARPPNEIQHNIKPFQQQLQQKLKPMGLELHVLDTQVFTRADMSLDFTSTSSCFQMFRNGAALSLSEMQKLMNSKELRHELIDIYAAYGVSDLESCSVRRTHTAALFGNLLMSAGAWLVILAALIGVAALISLCTACCLKKKFKRHSKRSLQASLRTPTEHTPTSYSYSMPAVLYSEPIYGPL; this is encoded by the exons atgttgctgccgtcgctgttgttgttgctgttgctggaaGCAACTGCGGCACAGCTGCTGAATCATCCGCCACATTTTGTGGCCGGCACCGGAGACATGTCTCGATTCAGCCTGTCGGAGCATACTCCAGTTGGCAGTCCAGTCTATCAGCTCAAAG GCATCGACCCGGAGGGAGGGCGTCTCAAGTACAGCATCTCTGGCCCAGTTTTCTCCGTGGATCGTGATACGGGTGTTGTGCGCTTGCGTCAGGAATTGGATCGGGAAACGCAAGACACCATTGAGGTGATTATCAGTATCACCGATGACGGCATCTATGGCACCGAACCCAACACAGTTTCGCAGCGTCGTGAGATTCCCGTGCGGGATTACAACGATAATCAACCAACATTTATTGGTAGACCCTACACGGCTAGTGTTAGCGAATCCTTGCCTGTCGGTGCGGAGTTGACAATTGTGCCGCCAGTTTTAGTTGTCGATCGCGATGAGGGCATCAACGCAGAAGTGCAGCTCAAGTGTGTGCAG GAGAACGACATTTGCGATATCTTTGAAGTGCGTGCTGTCAGGTTGTCCGATGGCAATTATACCGCTCGAGTTGCTTTAAAACAACTTCTCGATTTTGAGAGTCGTCCGTCTTATATTATGACCATTGCTGCCTCAGACAGCGCCTTGGAAAATCGTCTCACTTCCTTTGCCACCATTTCCATAAACGTCATTGATGTGCAGGATCAAGCTCCAGTCTTTACTAATGCTCCTTATTCCGCAACTGTGCCGGAGAATACGCCAGCTGGAGTTAGCATATTGACAGTTAAGGCAATCGATGGCGATGTTGGCATACCCAGAGAGATCTTCTTGTCGCTGGAGGACGAACCTTTCGGACACTTTGAGCTAGTGCCGTTTGGTGATCCCAAAGATGGCACAGCCACGCTGAGAACCACCAATGAGCCGCTGGATCGTGAGAATCCAGAGATACTGCAGAACGGCGGCGTCTATGTCTTCTCCATTAGAGCTACAGAACTGATCGATGGCGCCATACCTGCAGACTATTCCATCACCAGAGTAACCATTGTGGTCACCGATGTCGACGATCATAAGCCCGAGTTTAGTGCCTCGCACTTTAACGTTTCCATCGCGGAGAACTTGGCCAACGGCATGCCTTTGCCAGGACTCTCTATTTTTGTGGATGATCGAGATATGGGCGAGAATAGTCGCTATCAACTTAAGCTTAAAGATGTTAACAATGCCGCAGGAGTCTTTGCAGTCTCCCCAGCCGAGGGACAAGGACGCACTCCAGTTGTAGTCAAGGTGCTTGATGCCAGTCGATTGGATTACGATAATCCGGCACAGCGTAAATTCGAGTTCGATTTGGTAGCCAGTTCAAAGGGAGTAGAGCAGGCAAAGGCACGTGTGGAAGTTCATTTACTGGATGCCAATGACAATGCACCCATTTTTGCACAGCAAACTTATCGCTTTACGGCGCCGGAGAATCTAACAGTTGATTCTTTAATTGGCTATGTGAATGCTACCGATGCGGACTCGGCTGAGTTTGGACATGTGCAGTATGTGCTCAAGGGATTTGGTGCCGATAACTTCTATGTGCATCCCGAAACAGGAGGACTATATCTGCAGAAGCCGTTGGACTATGAGAAGCAGAGCTCATACAGTTTGACTGTCGTCGCTGTTGATGGCGGTGGCCGCGAGTCGAATGCCAATCTCTTTGTGGATGTGCTCGATGTCAACGATAATTATCCCAGCTTCGAGAGCGATGAATACAGTCGCACTATTCGTGAGGGCGCTGCAATCTTTGAGCCGCAGTTCTTTTTGCGCGCCCACGATGCAGATGGTCCCACTCAAGGCAACGGCAAGGTGAAATACGCTTTGGTGTCAGAGAACAGCATAGCTGGAAATGTATTCCGCATTGAGCCGGAAACGGGCGAAATCACACTGCAAAAGGCAGCTAAATCTATGGATACGGAGCGTGGAGAGTACGAACTGGTGGTTTCGGCAACGGACTTTG gTATTCCTCCTTTGACCAACACAACTCGAGTGCTTGTGCGCGTTGGCATCTCTGGCAATCAGCGTCCCATCTTCAAGGGACACTTCCAGAATGTGGAGAATCTGCCAGTGGTTGGACCACCCAGTTACCGTGTTTCTATACCAGAGAATGCTGCTCCAGGTTACAATGTGACCACAGTCTCTGCACATGATCCCGATGGTTTGGACAGTTTGCTGAGATACCGCATCGTTGGAGCCAACGACAATTTCCAGATCAACGAGCT CTCCGGTTTAATTACCGTGTCCCCTCAGGCGCGCATTGATCGCGACTTGAACATGAACAGCTTTGAGATTATTGTGAATGCCGTAGACTCGGGCACGCCCATTCCAGAGACAGCCACCACCACAGTTTATGTCAATGTCAAGGACATCAACGATGAGAAACCCAAGTTCGAGCAGGCGAGCTATGCTGCCTATGTCTCTGAGCGCACTGTGATTGGCGAGAGCGTCTTGAAGGTCAAGGCAATTGACAAGGATCTCAACTCACGCTTAGAGTACAGTCTACAGGGACCTGTGAAGGCCACAACCAAGGCGGGCGTTAGCATTGCCAATCGCAGCAATTATAATGTGCAGGAAGCCTTCCGCATCGACTCCCAAACGGGCGAAATCTTCGTGAACAGCTCTTTAAGACACGATGTTGCTGCAATTATCATATTTACGGTGGCTGTGAAGGATCTGAATGCCGAAGTAGATCCAGAGGGACAAGTTGATACCACCGAGGTCACTGTGTATGTGCAGTCCTTTAAGGATAAAGATCCAGTGTTTAAAAATCCAGGCTGGAGCAGCTCACGACCCGTGGTCAACATCAAGATCAAGGAGGAAATGCCCATTGGCAGCGCTTTGTTTATACTTCAAGCCGAGGATCCTGTGACACAGCAGCCAATTACCAGCTTCGAACTGGTGGAACCCAAGGAGCTCGAGTACTTCCAGATCGCAGAACGCACGGGTGAAGTTATCCTAAAGAAACGTTTGGACTACGAAGCTTTGGCTGAGTCGGGAGGCGCTGAGTTTGAGCTGCAGGTGCGTGCCAACAGCGCCGATCGTCAGCGTAGCACCATCAGTCGGGTGAACATCACTGTGGAGAATGTGAACGACAACAGTCCCATCTTCGAACAAAGCTCCTATCACGCTACCATCATTGAAAACAAGGGCTACCCTGAGCGTGTAATTCAAGTGAAAGCTCATGACAAGGACGCCGCACTCAATAGTCGCGATGAACGTTTGGGTTACCACAAGGTCATCTATTCCCTCCAAGGAGAATTCGCCATGCTCTTCGAGATTAACAATTTGACGGGACAAATTATTGTCGCTCGCAATCAGAGCATTGATCGCGAGCGCACTCCACACATTCGTCTGCAAGTAAAGGCGGAGGATTCGCCCGGCAAACCCACCGATGCCAAGCAGAGTGTTGTCGAGCTGCTGATCGATGTGCTGGATGTAAATGACAATGCTCCTGAATTTACCAAGAAGATCTACAGCACTGTGATACCAGAGAATGCGCTGCAAATGGAGAATGTGCTGCAACTAGAGGCCACCGATGCGGACGAGGGACCGGGAGGTGAAGTTCGCTACGAGCTGGTCAACGAGGGCGAGGCTAATGGCTTGTTTAGCATTAATGCCCAGAGTGGTCTGATTTCCACACGTCGGAATCTCACGGGCAAGGGTCGCGCTGAAGCCTATGTGCTAATCGTGAGAGCTCAGGACAATGGCAACCAGGTGCCTAAGCAGCCGACGCTTTCCTCAGACGTCGAAGTGCGCATCTTCATTGGCGATGTAAGTGCCAATGATGGAGTGCCCTACTTTGTGTTACCTCGAGTGGGACAACGAGCCAATATCACAGAG aatgctgctgttggcgcaCCTGTGTTCCAAGTAATTGCTAATGATCCGGATGATGTGAACACGCCTTCAGGCACAATAACCTATCGCATTCTGCCTGACACTCCAGACGCCGAAGCCTTTAGCATCGATTCAATTACAGGACTGATAACCACGAAGCAGCCTTTGGATCGTGAAGAGAAGAGCATGTACAAAGTGCTGCTCGAGGTTAGCGACAATGGACAGCCGAAGCAATCTGTCACGCGTATCCTGAAGATAGAAGTGCTCGACATGGACGATCATGTGCCACGCTTTGCCAGGGAAATG GACGAGGGACCATTGGCCATGTCCGTGCGGGAGGAAGAACCGGAAGATACAATTGTAGGCAACTTTACAGCCATTGATGAAGATCAAGGCGAGAATGCAGCCATTGACTACGTCATCATTGAAGGCAACAACGAGCAATTCTTCACCATCGAACGCACCAACGAGAGCGTTGCTATCCTGAAGACCACGCAACCCATCGATCGTGAACTCGTTGAGTCCTTCACACTGACCGTGAAGTGCATGAAGCTGGGCGAGCCAGCTTACAAGTACATTGGAGATGCTTATGATCGTCAGGATCCTTCCCATCTGCGCATCACAGTTAAGATAATCGACATCGATGACAATCTGCCGCAGTTCGAGAACCCCGATTCCACAGTGGGCATTAGGATTAATGTACCCATCGACACAGTAATCACCACACTGCGTGCTACTGATGCCGATGCCGAGGCAGCTCCCATTGCGCTTTCCATTGAGAATGTTACTTTTGTGCCGCAATTCTACAAGCGGAGTCGCAAGCTGGCCACCGGAAACTTGGAATCGCTCTTCACGCTCAACAATCGCACCGGAGAACTGCGCACTGGCGGCTCTTTTGCTGACTACGTGGATGGTTACTTCCTGATGCGAGTGTGTGCCAACAACTCGGCGCTAAGCAAACGACAGACAAAGAGCAACATCAAGGTGTTTGTCATCCGTGACAAGTCGCTGCTGAAGTTCGTCTTCGCCCGGCCACCCAACGAGATACAGCACAACATTAAACCCttccaacagcagctgcagcagaaaCTCAAGCCCATGGGTCTGGAGTTGCATGTGCTGGACACTCAGGTGTTTACGCGTGCTGACATGAGTCTGGACTTCACCTCGACCAGCTCGTGCTTCCAGATGTTCCGCAATGGCGCCGCTTTGTCGCTCAGCGAAATGCAAAAGCTGATGAACTCGAAGGAGTTGCGACACGAACTCATCGACATCTATGCGGCGTATGGAGTGAGTGATCTGGAATCCTGCTCCGTGCGGCGCACACACACGGCGGCTCTCTTTGGCAATCTGCTGATGTCCGCGGGGGCGTGGCTGGTCATACTGGCAGCACTGATAGGCGTGGCCGCCCTGATATCACTCTGCACCGCATGCTGCCTAAAGAAAAA ATTCAAGCGACACAGCAAGCGCAGCTTGCAGGCTAGTCTGCGAACACCGACGGAACACACGCCCACCTCGTATAGCTACTCGATGCCCGCCGTGCTCTACTCGGAGCCCATCTATGGACCATTGTAG